The following are from one region of the Halarcobacter sp. genome:
- a CDS encoding DUF1853 family protein, producing the protein MENLKTQFLGYLNTPSLFKNLNGLNQFELDIKEVNEFDFTKLDISTNLPLGKRIERFFEFYINQSPNYELIKSYIQIIHDKETLGELDFLLFDKTTQKYLHIEHIYKYYLYDTSFTNEIDRFIGPNRDDSFAQKLTKLKKKQLPLLYKDETKKYLFDLNVNAFEQKVCFKGNIYVPLNLVGKEIPIINNDCIKGFYLSYNEFLKQEDFKEFKYFLPSRDDWVRDCFTNNIWKSFDEVLTEIELFLNHKKSPLVWMKKLKEDKSQSFFITWW; encoded by the coding sequence ATGGAAAATTTAAAAACTCAATTCCTAGGATACCTAAACACACCTTCTTTATTTAAAAACTTAAATGGTCTAAATCAATTTGAACTAGATATAAAAGAAGTAAATGAGTTTGATTTTACTAAATTAGATATTTCTACTAATCTTCCTTTAGGAAAAAGAATAGAGCGTTTTTTTGAGTTTTATATAAATCAATCGCCAAACTATGAGTTAATAAAATCATATATCCAAATTATTCATGACAAAGAAACTCTTGGAGAGTTGGATTTTTTGCTTTTTGATAAAACAACACAAAAATATTTACATATAGAGCATATCTACAAATACTATCTTTATGATACCTCTTTTACAAATGAAATAGATAGATTTATTGGTCCAAATAGAGATGATTCTTTTGCTCAAAAATTAACAAAATTAAAAAAGAAGCAGCTTCCTTTACTCTATAAAGATGAGACTAAAAAGTATTTGTTTGATTTAAATGTTAATGCTTTTGAACAAAAGGTTTGTTTCAAAGGAAATATTTATGTTCCTTTAAACTTAGTAGGTAAAGAGATACCTATTATAAACAACGATTGTATAAAAGGTTTTTATCTAAGTTACAATGAGTTTTTAAAACAAGAAGATTTTAAAGAGTTTAAATACTTTTTGCCTTCAAGAGATGATTGGGTTAGAGATTGTTTTACAAACAATATTTGGAAATCTTTTGATGAAGTATTAACTGAAATAGAACTATTTTTAAATCATAAGAAATCCCCTCTTGTTTGGATGAAGAAACTAAAAGAGGATAAAAGCCAAAGCTTTTTTATAACTTGGTGGTAA
- a CDS encoding FkbM family methyltransferase — MVDIKDFDYINEKDKKLVNLFIESKDIKKYILGINKYTKAIQKHISVDGIIDDFTRVQKSRKKEILDINDIDKNSIVLWVSWGSPLDVKEKLDSMGIENISYLAFNRYSSLPLPSAPFMDDFEEDFKQNKDQYEKIFNLLEDEKSKTIFKKVLNFKITGDYGFMKGFTNNHDEQYFDKEIVPDIKNISFVDCGGYVGDTIPNIITNFPDYKNIYSIEPNKLHINIAKRKFADTPNIEFIESGLSNKKIIAEDNISSNNCDHNYNALNTNTLDNIIKEKVDFIKMDIEGAEQDAIEGAKETIKRYKPILAICIYHKAEDWYKIPQMVLSIYSGYKIYMRHYMEGIYETVLYFIPKSDNIK, encoded by the coding sequence ATGGTAGATATAAAAGATTTTGACTACATAAATGAAAAAGATAAAAAGCTAGTAAATCTTTTTATAGAGTCAAAAGATATAAAAAAATATATTCTTGGAATAAACAAATATACAAAAGCTATACAAAAACATATCTCTGTTGATGGTATTATAGATGATTTTACAAGGGTTCAAAAATCTAGAAAAAAAGAGATATTAGATATAAATGATATAGATAAAAACTCTATAGTTCTTTGGGTATCATGGGGAAGTCCTTTGGATGTTAAAGAGAAACTTGATTCTATGGGCATAGAAAATATAAGTTATTTAGCCTTTAATAGATATAGCTCACTTCCTCTTCCTTCTGCTCCTTTTATGGATGATTTTGAAGAGGACTTCAAGCAAAATAAAGACCAATATGAAAAGATTTTTAATCTACTAGAAGATGAAAAATCAAAAACCATTTTTAAAAAGGTTTTAAATTTTAAGATTACTGGCGATTATGGTTTTATGAAAGGCTTTACAAACAACCATGACGAACAATATTTCGATAAAGAGATTGTCCCAGATATAAAAAATATAAGTTTTGTAGATTGTGGTGGATATGTGGGAGATACTATCCCTAATATAATCACTAATTTCCCTGATTATAAAAATATATATTCAATAGAGCCAAATAAACTACATATAAATATTGCCAAAAGAAAATTTGCTGATACACCAAATATAGAGTTTATAGAATCTGGATTATCAAATAAAAAAATTATAGCTGAAGATAATATATCATCAAACAATTGCGATCACAATTATAATGCTCTAAATACTAATACCTTGGATAATATCATAAAAGAAAAAGTAGATTTTATAAAAATGGATATTGAAGGTGCAGAGCAAGATGCGATTGAGGGTGCAAAAGAGACTATAAAAAGATATAAACCTATTTTAGCTATTTGTATATATCATAAGGCAGAGGATTGGTATAAGATACCCCAAATGGTTTTATCCATTTATAGTGGCTATAAAATTTATATGAGGCATTATATGGAAGGGATATATGAAACTGTTCTTTATTTTATTCCAAAGTCTGATAATATAAAGTAA
- a CDS encoding pseudouridine synthase, whose product MPNTHQHFKIFKPYGCLSQFKQEKMKNKSLLGDFYDFPENTMAIGRLDHDSEGLLLLTTDGKVSNKVTSKSIEKEYYVQVDGIITQDAVSKLQKGVEITVSGKRYQTLPCNAFAIEGEPNLPARGKNIRHPKHGPTSWVSITVCEGKKRQVRKMTAAVGFPTLRLVRVRIGDIHLDSLMPGEVASILSIDDAIN is encoded by the coding sequence ATGCCAAATACTCACCAGCACTTCAAAATCTTCAAACCATACGGATGTTTAAGCCAGTTTAAACAAGAAAAGATGAAAAACAAAAGTTTATTGGGTGACTTTTATGATTTTCCTGAAAATACTATGGCTATTGGAAGATTAGACCATGATTCAGAAGGCTTATTATTGCTTACAACTGATGGTAAAGTTAGTAATAAAGTAACTAGCAAATCTATTGAAAAAGAGTATTATGTTCAAGTGGATGGTATTATCACTCAAGATGCTGTATCTAAACTACAAAAGGGTGTTGAGATTACAGTTAGTGGAAAAAGATATCAAACTCTTCCTTGTAATGCTTTTGCTATAGAAGGCGAACCAAATCTTCCAGCTCGTGGAAAAAATATTCGTCATCCAAAACATGGACCAACTTCTTGGGTTTCTATTACTGTTTGTGAAGGTAAAAAAAGACAAGTTAGAAAAATGACTGCTGCTGTTGGTTTTCCTACTTTAAGGCTTGTAAGAGTTCGAATTGGGGATATTCATCTAGATAGTTTGATGCCTGGGGAAGTGGCTTCAATACTTAGTATTGATGATGCAATAAATTAA
- a CDS encoding transcriptional regulator, XRE family protein gives MDFNLLTNEDIIKELGKNYEELRLYKKLSDEDVHKKGGVSIDAIQRLKSGSNINLLNFIKILKGLGELDKLQKLLEVKEEFSIKQKEKKTKPKRIFKTKKDTNENFIWGEDK, from the coding sequence ATGGATTTTAACTTATTAACAAATGAAGATATTATAAAAGAGCTTGGTAAAAACTATGAGGAATTGAGACTTTATAAAAAACTTTCAGATGAAGATGTTCATAAAAAAGGTGGTGTTAGTATTGATGCTATCCAAAGACTAAAAAGTGGCTCAAATATAAACCTATTAAATTTTATAAAAATTTTAAAAGGTCTTGGTGAGCTAGATAAACTACAAAAACTACTTGAAGTCAAAGAGGAATTTAGTATTAAACAAAAAGAAAAAAAAACAAAACCTAAAAGAATATTCAAAACTAAGAAAGATACAAATGAAAACTTTATTTGGGGAGAAGATAAATGA